In Geobacillus kaustophilus, a genomic segment contains:
- the nagA gene encoding N-acetylglucosamine-6-phosphate deacetylase — translation MKRWILKNAAVYAETGRIEQGYVLIEGEKVAAIGPMSSCPTDERDERAEVIELSPQFAVVPGFIDVHIHGAAGADVMDATPEALDKMAKALPAEGATSFLATTMTAPSEQIEAALRNVAGYMAEANRPGAAEVLGVHLEGPFLSPKRAGAQHPRHLADPDISLFQHWQKAADGHIRLVTLAPERNGGLELAAYLKQTGVIASIGHSDAVYDEVKAAVEAGMTHATHLFNGMRGIHHREPGVAGAVLMFDEVMCELIVDGLHVAPPMVRFAYRNKGSDGLILITDAMRAKCLGDGRYELGGQEVAVRGQEARLADGTLAGSVLKLGEAIRRVLDYTGCTLEEVIRMASWNPAKQLGLLDRKGSLRPGKDADVVVLNERYEVMMTFCRGVLAYSKLDERGKERWP, via the coding sequence ATGAAACGATGGATATTGAAAAATGCCGCGGTGTATGCAGAAACAGGACGCATTGAACAAGGATATGTGCTGATCGAAGGGGAAAAAGTGGCCGCGATCGGCCCGATGTCGTCATGCCCGACTGATGAAAGGGATGAAAGGGCGGAAGTGATCGAGCTTTCTCCGCAGTTTGCTGTTGTGCCGGGATTCATTGACGTCCATATTCATGGAGCGGCGGGGGCGGATGTCATGGACGCGACCCCGGAGGCGCTTGACAAGATGGCGAAGGCGCTGCCGGCGGAAGGCGCGACAAGTTTCCTAGCGACGACGATGACGGCGCCGAGTGAACAAATCGAAGCCGCGCTTCGCAACGTCGCTGGCTATATGGCGGAGGCGAACAGGCCGGGAGCCGCCGAAGTGCTCGGCGTTCATCTGGAAGGACCGTTTTTGTCGCCGAAGCGCGCTGGAGCGCAGCACCCGCGCCATCTCGCCGATCCGGACATCTCACTGTTCCAGCACTGGCAAAAGGCGGCGGATGGCCATATCCGCCTTGTCACCCTTGCTCCGGAGCGAAACGGGGGGCTGGAGCTTGCCGCCTACTTGAAACAGACGGGTGTGATCGCATCGATCGGCCATTCCGATGCCGTTTACGACGAAGTGAAAGCGGCGGTCGAGGCTGGGATGACGCATGCGACCCACCTGTTCAACGGGATGCGCGGCATCCATCACCGCGAACCAGGTGTCGCCGGCGCTGTGCTGATGTTTGACGAAGTCATGTGCGAGTTGATTGTCGATGGGCTGCACGTTGCGCCGCCGATGGTTCGCTTCGCTTACCGGAATAAAGGAAGCGATGGGCTCATCTTAATCACCGATGCCATGCGGGCGAAATGTCTCGGCGATGGGCGGTATGAACTTGGCGGCCAAGAGGTGGCGGTTCGGGGCCAAGAGGCGCGGCTTGCCGACGGCACGCTGGCGGGAAGCGTGCTCAAGCTTGGCGAGGCCATCCGCCGTGTGCTCGATTATACTGGCTGCACGCTTGAAGAGGTGATCCGCATGGCGAGCTGGAATCCGGCGAAACAGCTTGGCTTGCTTGATCGGAAAGGCAGCTTGCGGCCCGGCAAAGACGCCGATGTCGTCGTTTTGAATGAACGATATGAAGTCATGATGACGTTTTGCCGCGGCGTGCTTGCCTACAGCAAGCTGGATGAAAGGGGTAAAGAGCGATGGCCATGA
- a CDS encoding response regulator transcription factor, producing MEKQEKPVRILVVDDEERIRRLLKMYLERENYVIDEAGDGNEALEKALTNDYDVILLDLMLPGKDGIDVCKEIREQKTTPIIMLTAKGEESNRVQGFEVGTDDYIVKPFSPREVVLRVKALLRRAANAAYAPVETTAKDVLVFPHLTIDNDAHRVTVDGKEVSLTPKEYELLLFLARSPDKVFDREQLLKEVWHYEFFGDLRTVDTHIKRLREKLNKASPQAGKMIVTVWGVGYKFEAVND from the coding sequence GTGGAAAAGCAAGAAAAGCCAGTCCGCATTTTGGTTGTTGACGATGAGGAGCGAATTCGTCGGCTTTTAAAAATGTATTTGGAACGGGAAAACTATGTGATCGATGAGGCCGGCGACGGCAATGAAGCGTTGGAGAAGGCGTTGACGAATGATTATGACGTCATTTTGCTTGATTTGATGCTGCCGGGCAAGGACGGCATTGACGTATGCAAAGAAATTCGCGAGCAAAAAACGACGCCGATCATCATGTTGACGGCAAAAGGCGAAGAATCCAACCGGGTGCAGGGGTTTGAAGTGGGAACCGATGATTACATTGTCAAGCCGTTCAGCCCGCGCGAAGTCGTGCTGCGGGTGAAAGCGTTGCTGCGCCGCGCGGCGAACGCCGCCTACGCGCCGGTGGAGACGACGGCGAAAGACGTGCTTGTGTTTCCACATTTGACGATTGACAACGATGCCCACCGGGTGACGGTCGACGGCAAGGAAGTCAGCTTAACCCCGAAAGAATATGAGCTGCTTCTCTTTTTGGCCCGCTCGCCCGACAAAGTGTTCGACCGCGAACAGCTGTTGAAGGAAGTATGGCATTACGAGTTTTTCGGCGACTTGCGCACGGTCGACACCCACATTAAACGATTGCGCGAAAAGTTGAATAAAGCGTCGCCGCAGGCGGGAAAAATGATCGTCACCGTCTGGGGAGTCGGCTACAAGTTTGAGGCAGTGAACGACTGA
- the ccsB gene encoding c-type cytochrome biogenesis protein CcsB: MVQLSSTLLYIAFVLYLIGTFFFGGAIRDKRKERQEKDRWSQLGIAVTIIGFLAQVGYFVTRWIAAGHAPVSNLFEFTTFFGMMLVAAFIIIYFIYRLSVLGLFALPVALLVIAYASMFPREISPLIPALQSDWLHIHVTTAAAGEAILAISFVAGLIYLIRVVDQSKPSKRTFWLEVVMFCLITTLGFVIVSTAFGLSDYEAKFTWVDKNKQTVEVIYDMPALVGPHKGVLMKESAGRMEPLVEMPAIINARKLNTVIWSLIAGTALYIMLRLLLRKRVAAALQPLVKNVNLDLTDEISYRAVAIGFPVFTLGALIFAMIWAQIAWTRFWGWDPKEVWALITWLFYAAFLHLRLSKGWHGEKSAWLAVIGFAIIMFNLVAVNLVIAGLHSYAGT, encoded by the coding sequence ATGGTACAGCTTAGCAGCACGTTGCTATATATCGCGTTCGTTCTATATTTAATCGGCACGTTCTTTTTTGGCGGCGCCATTCGCGACAAGCGAAAAGAACGGCAAGAGAAGGATCGTTGGTCGCAGCTTGGCATCGCGGTGACGATCATCGGCTTTCTCGCCCAAGTCGGCTATTTTGTGACGCGCTGGATCGCCGCTGGGCACGCGCCCGTGAGCAACTTGTTCGAGTTTACGACTTTTTTCGGCATGATGCTGGTTGCTGCTTTCATTATTATTTATTTCATTTACCGGCTGAGTGTGCTCGGCTTGTTTGCGCTGCCGGTTGCGTTGCTTGTGATTGCTTACGCAAGCATGTTTCCGCGGGAAATTTCGCCGCTCATTCCCGCCTTGCAAAGCGATTGGCTGCACATCCATGTGACGACGGCGGCGGCTGGTGAAGCAATTTTGGCCATCAGCTTTGTCGCTGGGCTCATCTATTTGATCCGCGTCGTCGATCAATCGAAGCCGTCGAAACGGACGTTTTGGCTCGAAGTGGTCATGTTTTGCTTAATTACCACGCTCGGCTTTGTCATCGTTTCGACAGCGTTCGGTCTTTCTGATTATGAAGCGAAGTTCACGTGGGTCGACAAAAACAAGCAGACAGTTGAGGTCATCTACGATATGCCGGCGCTCGTCGGGCCGCACAAAGGGGTGCTTATGAAAGAAAGCGCCGGCCGCATGGAGCCGCTTGTTGAGATGCCGGCGATCATCAATGCAAGAAAGCTAAATACGGTCATCTGGTCGCTCATAGCTGGAACGGCGCTGTACATCATGCTTCGGCTCCTCTTGCGCAAGCGCGTTGCCGCCGCGCTGCAGCCGCTCGTGAAGAACGTTAACTTGGATTTGACCGACGAGATCAGCTATCGGGCGGTGGCGATCGGCTTTCCAGTGTTTACGCTCGGGGCGCTCATTTTCGCGATGATTTGGGCGCAAATCGCCTGGACGCGCTTTTGGGGCTGGGACCCGAAAGAAGTATGGGCGCTCATTACTTGGCTGTTTTACGCTGCCTTTTTGCACCTTCGTTTGTCAAAAGGCTGGCATGGTGAGAAGTCGGCGTGGCTTGCCGTCATCGGATTTGCCATTATTATGTTCAACCTAGTGGCGGTCAACCTCGTCATCGCGGGGCTGCACTCGTACGCCGGAACATAA
- a CDS encoding GntR family transcriptional regulator — MIDKQSPIPIYYQLEQYMKEKIEKGEWQPGEMIPSERELADMYDISRMTVRQAVNNLVNDGYLIRQRGKGTFVAAQKIEQPLKGLTSFSEDMRARGMEPGTIVLSFETVPASEKLAEGLGVTEGDDLYEVRRLRLADGAPMALETLYIPVCLVPGLTRDVVSGSVYEFIEKEKGMIIGSAVQTLEASVARKVEAEHLKMKEGAPVLLLERRTHLVDGRPLEVVKSVYRGDRYKFMIEMKRGGSRC; from the coding sequence GTGATCGATAAACAGTCGCCGATTCCGATTTACTATCAGCTCGAGCAATATATGAAAGAAAAGATCGAAAAAGGGGAGTGGCAGCCGGGCGAAATGATCCCGTCTGAGCGCGAGTTGGCGGACATGTATGACATCAGCCGGATGACCGTTCGGCAGGCGGTCAACAATTTAGTGAACGATGGCTATCTCATCCGCCAGCGCGGGAAAGGGACGTTTGTCGCCGCCCAAAAAATCGAGCAGCCGCTGAAAGGGCTGACGAGCTTTTCCGAAGATATGCGGGCGCGCGGCATGGAGCCCGGCACGATCGTCCTTAGCTTTGAGACGGTTCCGGCTTCCGAGAAGCTCGCTGAAGGACTTGGCGTCACGGAAGGCGATGACCTTTACGAAGTTCGCCGCCTCCGGTTGGCCGACGGGGCGCCGATGGCGCTCGAGACGCTCTATATTCCCGTCTGTCTTGTTCCGGGACTGACACGTGATGTTGTAAGCGGTTCCGTCTATGAATTTATCGAAAAAGAAAAAGGGATGATCATCGGCTCCGCTGTTCAAACATTGGAAGCATCTGTCGCCCGCAAGGTGGAGGCGGAGCATCTGAAGATGAAAGAAGGGGCTCCGGTGTTGCTGCTTGAGCGCCGCACGCACCTTGTCGACGGTCGGCCGCTTGAAGTCGTCAAATCGGTGTACCGCGGCGACCGGTACAAATTTATGATTGAGATGAAAAGGGGAGGATCAAGATGTTAG
- a CDS encoding ATP-binding protein has protein sequence MWLFRSVVGKLWFTILLLVSCVLFILSILLIKFLEDYYVQEAENDLTRLATKVAEVMHDYRDEQLARSIAWTLMDNRTKAVIVADESHYWYSPGDAGLDNMPLSSIRQDRDLRRVLTERETVKKRLYAPEWQPKEKLPRDMIIVGVPMSMPDGSRGAVFIYQSLEAIEQATSRTKELIFLAAFIAIVMTTFFAFFLSTRITSPLRKMRQAAFEMARGHFDMKVPILTNDEIGGLAMAFNQMGRRLQFNINALNQEKEQLASILSSMADGVITFNRDGEILVTNPPAERFLQAWYFEQGNDVEAMAPLPPQVKELFARVVREEKEQSTEVTLQGRTWVILMTPLYGKTMVRGAVAVLRDMTEERRLDKLRKDFIANVSHELRTPIAMLQGYSEAIIDDIAASEEEKKEMAKVIYDESLRMGRLVNDLLDLARMEAGHIELAYEQVKLVPYIERVIRKFYGLAKEKQIELTAEFRDQDIEIACDPDRIEQVLTNLIDNAIRHTESGGTVRLIAERSGDGVTIHVQDSGSGIPEEDLPFVFERFYKADKARTRGRSGTGLGLAIAKNIVEAHKGFITVHSKLNEGTTFSFYLPSGEPKGA, from the coding sequence ATGTGGCTGTTTCGCAGCGTTGTCGGCAAGCTATGGTTTACGATTTTACTGCTCGTTTCGTGCGTGCTGTTTATTTTAAGCATTTTGCTTATTAAATTTTTGGAAGATTATTATGTGCAGGAAGCGGAAAACGACCTGACCCGCCTGGCGACAAAAGTGGCCGAGGTGATGCACGACTACCGCGACGAGCAGCTCGCCCGTTCGATCGCCTGGACGCTTATGGACAATCGCACGAAAGCGGTCATCGTCGCCGATGAGTCGCACTATTGGTATTCGCCTGGCGACGCTGGTTTGGATAATATGCCGCTGTCTTCCATCCGCCAAGATCGGGATTTGCGCCGTGTGCTGACCGAGCGGGAGACGGTGAAAAAACGTCTGTATGCCCCGGAGTGGCAGCCAAAAGAAAAGCTGCCCCGCGATATGATCATCGTCGGCGTGCCGATGTCGATGCCGGACGGCAGCCGCGGCGCTGTGTTTATTTACCAATCGCTTGAAGCGATTGAACAGGCGACCAGTCGTACGAAAGAGCTCATTTTTCTCGCCGCGTTTATCGCCATTGTCATGACGACGTTTTTTGCCTTTTTCTTGTCAACGCGCATCACCTCCCCGCTTCGAAAAATGCGGCAAGCCGCGTTTGAAATGGCGCGCGGTCATTTTGACATGAAAGTGCCGATTTTAACGAATGACGAAATCGGCGGGCTGGCCATGGCGTTCAACCAAATGGGGCGGCGTCTGCAGTTTAACATCAACGCCTTAAACCAGGAAAAAGAACAGCTCGCCAGCATTTTAAGCAGCATGGCCGATGGTGTCATTACGTTTAACCGCGATGGGGAAATTTTGGTTACGAACCCGCCGGCCGAGCGGTTTTTGCAGGCATGGTATTTTGAGCAAGGGAACGATGTCGAGGCCATGGCTCCGCTGCCCCCGCAAGTGAAAGAACTGTTCGCCCGCGTCGTTCGCGAGGAGAAGGAGCAATCGACCGAAGTGACGCTGCAGGGGCGGACGTGGGTCATTTTAATGACGCCGTTGTACGGCAAAACGATGGTGCGCGGCGCGGTGGCTGTTTTGCGCGACATGACCGAAGAGCGGCGGCTTGACAAGCTGCGCAAAGATTTTATCGCCAACGTTTCGCACGAATTGCGCACGCCGATCGCCATGCTTCAAGGCTACAGCGAGGCGATCATCGACGATATCGCGGCGAGCGAAGAAGAGAAGAAAGAGATGGCGAAAGTCATTTATGACGAGTCGCTGCGCATGGGCCGCCTTGTTAACGATTTGCTTGACTTGGCGCGCATGGAAGCTGGCCATATCGAGCTCGCGTACGAACAAGTCAAGCTCGTTCCTTACATCGAGCGGGTGATCCGCAAGTTTTACGGGCTGGCGAAAGAAAAGCAGATTGAGCTGACAGCCGAGTTTCGCGACCAAGATATCGAAATCGCCTGCGATCCGGATCGGATCGAACAAGTGCTGACGAACTTGATCGACAATGCCATCCGCCATACGGAATCGGGCGGCACGGTCCGCCTGATTGCCGAACGAAGCGGCGACGGCGTGACGATCCATGTCCAAGATTCGGGCTCCGGCATCCCGGAAGAAGATTTGCCGTTTGTGTTCGAGCGGTTTTACAAAGCCGACAAAGCGCGCACGCGCGGTCGTTCCGGCACCGGGCTTGGCCTTGCCATCGCCAAAAACATCGTCGAAGCGCATAAAGGGTTCATTACCGTCCACAGTAAACTGAACGAAGGAACGACGTTTTCCTTTTATTTGCCGTCCGGTGAGCCGAAAGGAGCATAG
- the resA gene encoding thiol-disulfide oxidoreductase ResA yields the protein MKKQQRFVMRTAILLVLLAAVGYTIYTNFFTEKTAVAVGSTAPDFVLTDLKGHEHRLSDYRGKGVFLNFWGTWCKPCEREMPYMNELYPIYKKQGVEILAVNVGEPKLSVEKFAERFGLTFPIVIDRQDQVLNAYNVGPLPTTFLIDKNGEVKQIITGTMTKEDIERHLESIKP from the coding sequence ATGAAAAAACAACAGCGCTTCGTGATGAGGACAGCGATTTTGCTCGTGTTGCTCGCAGCGGTCGGCTATACGATTTACACGAATTTTTTCACGGAGAAAACGGCTGTCGCTGTTGGTTCGACGGCTCCTGATTTTGTGCTGACCGATTTGAAAGGGCATGAACATCGTCTTTCAGACTATCGCGGCAAAGGCGTTTTTTTGAACTTTTGGGGAACGTGGTGCAAGCCGTGCGAGCGGGAGATGCCGTATATGAACGAGCTGTACCCGATTTACAAAAAACAAGGGGTTGAAATTTTGGCTGTCAATGTCGGTGAACCGAAGTTGAGCGTTGAAAAATTCGCGGAACGGTTCGGCCTGACATTTCCGATTGTGATTGACCGTCAAGATCAAGTATTGAACGCCTATAACGTCGGGCCGCTGCCGACAACGTTTTTGATTGACAAAAACGGCGAAGTAAAACAAATCATTACCGGAACGATGACGAAAGAAGACATCGAACGGCATCTAGAAAGCATCAAACCGTAA
- a CDS encoding cytochrome c biogenesis protein ResB, with protein MEHVKCECGHVNPHGTAFCESCGKPLADLGEKPILDMRYEGSARRSQTYKKTMIDQIWAFFSSVKVGVALIVITLIASAIGTIFPQQMYIPPNVDPAEYYKQQYGWAGKLYYELGFNNLYSSWWYILLIALIGVSLVICSLDRVVPLYRALKRQGVKRHPRFLERQRLFGVSHVSDLDKTMAVLKERLAARRYHVREEEGNLLAEKGRFSRWGPYVNHIGLIIFLIGAMLRSVPGMYIDRVMWIPEGGTKEIPGTNGRYFLKSEKFIFETYEKGKDNEVFNAAIDRVGNGMIAKNYQTNVVLYKRVGPVIPGAKPKLEKVKEYPIRVNEPLEFDHYALYQVDFRLNEPKAMSFQLADKQSGKTFGTVTVDLYDPKESYNLGHGYRVELLSYFPDFEFDEDGNPSTKSRVPNNPAFVFKMYAPDRPKGEVSFVAIQQTIEPFGNNKYKMAFAGLQTRNVSGLTVRRDFTLWILGVGGAIFMIGLIQGMYWNHRRIWVQRVNGELWIAAHTNKNWFGLKNELRRLFDGTGVMMPADQLENDKKAGQGGQAHGTA; from the coding sequence ATGGAACACGTCAAATGCGAATGCGGCCATGTCAATCCGCACGGCACGGCGTTTTGTGAGTCGTGCGGCAAGCCGCTTGCCGATTTGGGAGAAAAACCGATTTTGGACATGCGCTACGAAGGAAGCGCGCGCCGATCGCAAACGTACAAAAAAACGATGATCGACCAAATTTGGGCGTTTTTCTCGTCGGTCAAAGTCGGGGTGGCGCTCATCGTCATCACGCTCATCGCTTCGGCGATCGGCACGATTTTCCCACAGCAAATGTATATTCCGCCGAACGTTGATCCAGCGGAGTATTATAAGCAGCAGTACGGCTGGGCAGGGAAGCTGTATTATGAGCTCGGCTTTAACAACTTGTACAGCTCATGGTGGTACATTTTGCTCATCGCCTTAATCGGCGTTTCGCTTGTCATTTGCAGCTTGGACCGGGTCGTTCCGCTTTACCGCGCCTTGAAGCGGCAAGGAGTGAAGCGCCATCCGCGCTTTTTAGAGCGGCAGCGGCTGTTTGGCGTCTCGCATGTGAGCGATCTCGACAAGACGATGGCTGTGTTGAAAGAACGGCTGGCTGCGCGGCGCTACCATGTCCGCGAGGAAGAGGGGAATTTGCTCGCTGAAAAAGGGCGGTTTTCCCGCTGGGGGCCGTACGTCAATCATATCGGCCTCATCATTTTCTTGATCGGGGCGATGCTTCGTTCCGTTCCCGGCATGTACATCGATCGGGTGATGTGGATCCCGGAAGGGGGGACGAAAGAAATTCCTGGGACGAACGGCCGCTACTTTTTAAAGAGTGAAAAATTTATTTTTGAAACATATGAGAAAGGCAAAGACAACGAAGTGTTCAACGCTGCCATCGACCGCGTCGGCAACGGGATGATCGCCAAAAACTATCAAACAAACGTCGTATTGTATAAGCGCGTCGGCCCTGTGATCCCCGGCGCCAAGCCGAAGCTTGAAAAAGTGAAGGAGTATCCGATTCGCGTCAACGAGCCGCTGGAGTTCGACCATTATGCGCTTTACCAAGTCGATTTCCGCTTGAATGAGCCGAAAGCGATGTCATTTCAATTGGCGGACAAGCAGTCGGGGAAAACGTTCGGCACGGTGACGGTCGACTTGTATGATCCGAAAGAGTCGTACAATCTCGGACATGGGTATCGCGTTGAGCTATTAAGCTATTTTCCTGATTTTGAGTTTGATGAAGACGGCAATCCGTCAACGAAGTCGCGCGTGCCGAACAACCCGGCGTTCGTGTTCAAAATGTACGCGCCGGACCGTCCGAAAGGGGAAGTAAGCTTTGTCGCCATCCAGCAGACGATCGAACCGTTTGGCAACAACAAATACAAAATGGCGTTCGCGGGGCTTCAAACCCGCAATGTCTCCGGTTTGACCGTCCGCCGCGACTTTACGCTTTGGATTTTAGGGGTAGGCGGCGCGATTTTCATGATTGGGCTCATCCAAGGGATGTATTGGAACCACCGCCGCATTTGGGTGCAGCGGGTAAACGGCGAGCTATGGATCGCCGCGCACACGAATAAAAACTGGTTCGGCTTGAAAAACGAGCTGCGCCGTTTGTTTGACGGCACCGGCGTCATGATGCCGGCTGATCAGCTCGAAAACGACAAAAAAGCCGGACAAGGAGGACAAGCGCATGGTACAGCTTAG
- the nagE gene encoding N-acetylglucosamine-specific PTS transporter subunit IIBC: MLGFLQRLGKALMLPIAVLPAAGLLLRLGQPDLLNIPFIAAAGDAVFSNLALIFAIGVAVGFAKDGNGAAALAGAIGYFVLTKGAAAIDKDINMSVLGGIISGVVAGLLYNRYHDIKLPDWLGFFGGRRFVPIVTSFVMLVLALVFGYVWPPIQDGINAVGHWIVGAGALGVGIFGFLNRLLIPVGLHHVLNSFVWFVFGEYNGKTGDLSRFFAGDPDAGIFMAGFFPVMMFGLPAAALAMIAAAKKERRKAIAGALFGVALTSFLTGITEPIEFLFMFLSPLLYVVHAVLTGLSLAVATMLDIHHGFTFSAGAIDFFLNYGIAKKPYLLIIQGLVYAVVYFVVFYFLITKLDLKTPGREDEVEGEFTDSGAAQSGVKYEDLAAKYIEALGGKDNLAQIDNCVTRLRLKVKDMAKVNEAELKRLGAKGVLRLNQTDLQVVVGTDVEFLANAMRK; encoded by the coding sequence ATGTTAGGCTTTTTACAGCGGCTTGGAAAAGCATTAATGCTGCCGATTGCCGTTTTGCCGGCGGCAGGATTGTTGCTTCGGCTCGGTCAGCCTGATTTATTGAATATTCCGTTTATCGCCGCCGCAGGCGATGCCGTGTTTTCCAATTTAGCTCTGATTTTTGCAATCGGGGTTGCTGTCGGATTTGCCAAAGACGGCAACGGCGCCGCCGCTCTGGCCGGCGCGATCGGCTACTTTGTCTTGACAAAAGGGGCGGCTGCCATTGATAAGGACATTAATATGTCCGTGTTAGGCGGCATCATCTCCGGGGTTGTCGCTGGGCTTTTGTACAATCGTTACCATGATATCAAGCTGCCGGATTGGCTCGGCTTTTTCGGCGGACGGCGGTTTGTGCCGATCGTGACATCGTTTGTGATGCTTGTGCTCGCTTTGGTTTTCGGCTATGTTTGGCCGCCGATTCAAGACGGCATCAACGCGGTCGGTCATTGGATCGTTGGGGCAGGAGCGCTTGGTGTCGGAATTTTCGGGTTCCTCAACCGGCTGTTGATTCCGGTCGGGCTGCACCATGTGTTAAATAGTTTTGTCTGGTTTGTCTTTGGCGAATATAACGGCAAAACCGGCGATTTGAGCCGCTTTTTCGCCGGCGACCCGGATGCGGGCATTTTTATGGCCGGCTTCTTCCCGGTAATGATGTTTGGCCTGCCTGCGGCAGCGCTGGCGATGATCGCCGCGGCGAAAAAAGAGCGGCGCAAAGCGATCGCCGGAGCGCTCTTCGGTGTGGCATTGACGTCATTTTTAACTGGGATTACGGAACCAATTGAATTTTTGTTTATGTTTTTATCGCCGCTCTTGTATGTCGTCCATGCCGTGTTGACCGGCTTGTCGCTCGCAGTGGCGACAATGCTTGACATCCACCACGGGTTTACGTTCTCGGCCGGGGCGATTGACTTTTTCTTAAACTACGGCATTGCGAAAAAACCGTATTTGTTGATTATTCAAGGTCTTGTATATGCTGTCGTCTATTTCGTCGTCTTCTATTTCCTTATTACAAAGCTCGATTTGAAAACGCCAGGCCGTGAAGATGAGGTAGAGGGCGAGTTTACCGACAGCGGTGCGGCGCAGTCGGGCGTCAAATACGAGGACCTTGCTGCAAAATATATCGAGGCGTTGGGAGGAAAAGATAATCTCGCGCAAATTGACAATTGCGTGACGCGCTTGCGCCTAAAAGTAAAAGACATGGCAAAAGTCAACGAAGCAGAATTGAAACGTTTGGGAGCGAAAGGTGTGCTTCGCCTCAACCAAACGGATTTGCAAGTGGTCGTTGGCACGGATGTCGAATTTCTGGCCAACGCTATGAGAAAATAA
- the nagB gene encoding glucosamine-6-phosphate deaminase — protein sequence MAMKLLRAADYAEMSRQAADIIIKQVKEKPNAVLGLATGSTVLGVYRELAVDHRQHGTSYRLVRTVNLDEYVGLGPDHPNSYRYYMNQHLFAQLDIPLHQTHVPDGLAADLDEECRRYERLIDELGGIDLQLLGIGRNGHIGFNEPGTPFSTATHVVELTELTREANARFFPSLDDVPRYAITMGIATILRSRRIVLLASGEEKAEAMARLLEGVVTPDLPASALHLHPDVTIIADREALSLIPKEKRRGDAP from the coding sequence ATGGCCATGAAGCTTTTGAGAGCTGCTGACTACGCAGAGATGAGCCGCCAGGCGGCGGACATCATCATCAAACAAGTCAAGGAAAAGCCGAACGCCGTTCTCGGCTTGGCGACCGGCTCGACCGTGCTCGGTGTGTACCGCGAATTGGCCGTCGATCATCGGCAGCATGGGACATCGTATCGGCTCGTGCGCACGGTCAATTTGGATGAATACGTAGGCCTTGGCCCGGATCATCCGAACAGCTATCGCTATTATATGAATCAGCATTTGTTTGCCCAATTGGACATCCCGCTTCATCAGACGCATGTGCCGGACGGGTTGGCCGCTGATCTTGACGAAGAATGCCGCCGTTACGAGCGGCTCATCGATGAATTGGGCGGCATCGATTTGCAGCTCTTGGGCATCGGCCGCAACGGCCATATCGGCTTTAACGAGCCAGGGACGCCGTTTTCGACAGCCACCCACGTCGTCGAGCTGACCGAGCTGACACGGGAAGCGAACGCCCGCTTTTTCCCATCGCTTGATGACGTGCCGCGCTATGCCATTACGATGGGGATTGCGACTATTTTGCGCAGCCGCCGCATCGTGCTGTTGGCGTCAGGGGAGGAAAAAGCGGAGGCCATGGCCCGGCTTCTCGAAGGCGTTGTCACACCGGACTTGCCGGCTTCAGCGCTTCACCTTCATCCGGACGTGACGATCATCGCCGACCGAGAGGCGCTCTCGCTCATCCCAAAGGAAAAGCGGCGGGGGGATGCGCCGTGA